gagcaagacctcatttctaaaaacaacaacagcaacaacaccaataataataaaaatgtcaaatcaaTAGTAGAAGTGTTTTGTATTCCATCTTAGCCAGAGAAACCCAAGATGCCATGACTTGGAGCAAAACTGTGGCTAAaacatgctttttgttttcttccagttctgttacaaagaaaacatttaggaaattctctctctctttctctctttcacctGTCTCACTTTTTGTGTGTCCTTTGTAGTTTTGCACCATCATTCTTAACAAATTTATTTGGCATTTGGAAGATAAGTTAGTCAAAATTTTACTATATTTGAAAGGCTAGTTATGTATTCTGTTATTTAGATATAAGAGCATGagattctttatattaaattggTAAATTAATTATTGGCAACCTAGTGGTTTGGGTTGGCAAGGATTCTCTCAATGATCATTTAGGAGAGTAGCAGAAGCAACGGAGGAGTCTTAAGAAACATCAACACCAAAAAGGTTTTCTTCCTTtgggaaaaagaatttttataaaaagattctTGAATTGCTAATTGTTATGAACCTCGTAGGAAAAAAGTATCTtgtatttacaaaaatgaaatgagtTCTATTAGATAGATGTTGTTTTGATATTCTAGGAACTACAAAATGCCTTCTGTGATATTTAAAGATACactaaaagtaaaaggaaacaaaaataatgagagaTTCTAAATAAAAGTCAAGCGGGTAAGGAAACAAGAtaatttgagagagaaaaataaatcttacttTGAAATTTAAGGATCCATGAGTACTCAGATTTCGTTtttagaagagagagaagaaaggatacATATCTACTATTCTGTAATTAGTGTCTTCAACAGTTATCTTTTTCCACAGAGCCCACCTGAATGACCTTGAAAATATTGTTCCATTTCTTGGAATTGGCCTCCTGTATTCCTTGAGTGGTCCCGACCTCTCTACAGCCATCCTGCACTTCAGACTCTTTGTCGGAGCACGGATCTAccacaccatttcatatttgacaccCCTTCCCCAGCCAAATAGAGCTTTGAGTTTTTTTATTGGATATGGAGTTACTCTTTCCATGGCTTACAGGttgctgaaaaataaattgtaccTGTAAAGAGAATCATCCAACTCATTATCCAGTTGgtttttt
This sequence is a window from Theropithecus gelada isolate Dixy chromosome 11, Tgel_1.0, whole genome shotgun sequence. Protein-coding genes within it:
- the MGST1 gene encoding microsomal glutathione S-transferase 1, coding for MVDLTRIMDDEVFMAFASYATIILSKMMLMSATTAFYRMTRKVFANPEDCVTFGKGENAKKYLRTDDRVERVRRAHLNDLENIVPFLGIGLLYSLSGPDLSTAILHFRLFVGARIYHTISYLTPLPQPNRALSFFIGYGVTLSMAYRLLKNKLYL